The following proteins are co-located in the Longimicrobium terrae genome:
- a CDS encoding ATP-binding protein, with translation MAPNRGGPPPEGCAFVMELPSDLRVIEAAVGYLADRLRAYQFDGSRLNLNFRVGMAEALANAMIYGNGSDPEKRVRLEVELGPDEVSVQVHDQGPGFDPDRVPDPTLPENLDLGGGRGIFLIRTLMDEVRYNDAGNCVSLVLRRHEPLRRASGE, from the coding sequence ATGGCCCCAAACCGCGGCGGCCCTCCCCCTGAGGGATGCGCCTTTGTCATGGAGCTGCCCAGCGACCTGCGGGTCATTGAGGCGGCGGTCGGCTACCTGGCCGACCGCCTGCGCGCGTACCAGTTCGACGGCTCGCGGCTCAACCTCAACTTTCGCGTCGGCATGGCCGAGGCGCTCGCCAACGCCATGATCTACGGCAACGGCAGCGACCCGGAAAAGCGCGTGCGGCTCGAGGTGGAACTCGGGCCGGACGAGGTTTCCGTGCAGGTGCACGACCAGGGGCCGGGCTTCGACCCCGACCGCGTTCCCGATCCCACGCTCCCGGAAAACCTGGACCTGGGCGGCGGGCGCGGCATCTTCCTCATCCGCACGCTCATGGACGAGGTCCGCTACAACGACGCGGGCAACTGCGTCAGCCTGGTGCTGCGCCGGCACGAGCCGCTGCGCCGCGCCTCCGGCGAATGA
- a CDS encoding 3-hydroxyacyl-CoA dehydrogenase family protein, translating to MAEIKRVGVLGCGLMGSGIAQVCAAAGYDTLVREVSDELCERGIGGISKQLGKSVEKGKMAAEDRDAIVGRLRGTTKLEDLADCDIIIEAVVEDLAMKNEMWRTLDAVCGPDTIFASNTSSLTIADMAAATKRPERMVGLHFFNPVPVMKLVEVVKTIATDAQVFDTAFEFARSLGKEPIVCKDNSGFVVNLLLVPYMMDAIRCLEQGVATTEDIDKGMRLGTGYPMGPFVLCDFVGLDTLDKIGGIMFDEYKEKRYASPPLLKRMVSLGYYGRKSGKGFYDYSGAEPKPMPLV from the coding sequence ATGGCGGAGATCAAGCGGGTCGGAGTGCTGGGCTGCGGGCTCATGGGCAGCGGAATCGCGCAGGTGTGCGCCGCGGCGGGATACGACACGCTGGTCCGCGAGGTCTCGGACGAGCTGTGCGAGCGCGGCATCGGCGGCATCAGCAAGCAGCTGGGCAAGTCGGTGGAAAAGGGGAAGATGGCCGCGGAGGACCGCGACGCCATCGTCGGCCGGCTGCGCGGCACCACCAAGCTGGAAGATCTCGCCGACTGCGACATCATCATCGAGGCCGTGGTCGAGGACCTGGCGATGAAGAACGAGATGTGGCGCACGCTGGACGCCGTCTGCGGGCCCGACACCATCTTCGCCAGCAACACGTCGTCGCTCACCATTGCCGACATGGCCGCGGCCACCAAGCGTCCGGAGCGCATGGTGGGGCTGCACTTCTTCAACCCCGTGCCGGTGATGAAGCTGGTGGAGGTGGTGAAGACGATCGCCACCGACGCGCAGGTGTTCGACACGGCGTTCGAGTTCGCCAGGTCGCTGGGCAAGGAGCCCATCGTCTGCAAGGACAACTCGGGCTTCGTGGTCAACCTGCTGCTGGTGCCGTACATGATGGACGCCATCCGCTGCCTGGAGCAGGGCGTGGCCACCACGGAAGACATCGACAAGGGGATGCGCCTGGGCACCGGCTACCCGATGGGGCCGTTCGTGCTGTGCGACTTCGTGGGGCTGGACACGCTCGACAAGATCGGCGGGATCATGTTCGACGAGTACAAGGAAAAGCGCTACGCGAGCCCGCCGCTGCTCAAGCGGATGGTTTCGCTGGGCTACTACGGCCGCAAGTCGGGTAAGGGCTTCTACGACTACTCGGGCGCTGAGCCCAAGCCCATGCCGCTGGTCTGA
- the moaA gene encoding GTP 3',8-cyclase MoaA — protein MSRLVQLGGVPVVTPSRSIPADGPMTDGFGRRVEYLRISVTDKCNLRCVYCMPEEGLPWLKREQLLSYEEIAEIVRVMGGMGLRRIRITGGEPLVRRDLPALVRMIRAVPQIDDVALSTNAVLLHDLADELRDAGVDRVNVSLDSLRPDRIDAISRRAGSAEAIFRGLEAAERAGFGPIKVNCVVMRGRNDDEVADFAAITRERPWHIRFIEVMPTGENLGVSADEFVGSDEILERIGEIGTLRPVTGPAGNGPARYYAFDGAAGTIGVITPMSHNYCDRCNRMRLTADGQLRPCLFGDMQTNLRDPLRRGEPLEPLVRHTLGIKPERHWLVQGSDAGSGGLLALSQVGG, from the coding sequence ATGAGCAGGCTGGTGCAGCTGGGCGGCGTTCCCGTCGTTACCCCCTCGCGCTCGATCCCCGCGGACGGGCCCATGACGGACGGGTTCGGGCGGCGCGTGGAGTACCTCCGCATTTCGGTGACGGACAAGTGCAACCTCCGCTGCGTGTACTGCATGCCGGAGGAAGGGCTGCCCTGGCTGAAGCGCGAACAGCTGCTGAGCTACGAGGAAATCGCCGAGATCGTCCGCGTGATGGGCGGGATGGGGCTGCGGCGCATCCGCATTACCGGCGGGGAGCCGCTCGTTCGCCGCGACCTGCCGGCGCTGGTGCGGATGATCCGCGCCGTGCCGCAGATCGACGACGTGGCGCTTTCCACCAACGCGGTGCTGCTGCATGACCTCGCGGATGAACTGCGCGACGCGGGGGTGGACCGCGTGAACGTGTCGCTGGATTCGCTGCGGCCGGACCGCATCGACGCCATTTCGCGCCGCGCGGGCTCGGCGGAGGCCATCTTTCGCGGGCTGGAGGCGGCGGAGCGCGCGGGGTTCGGGCCCATCAAGGTCAACTGCGTGGTCATGCGCGGCCGCAATGACGACGAGGTGGCGGATTTTGCCGCGATCACGCGCGAGCGTCCGTGGCACATCCGCTTCATCGAGGTGATGCCCACGGGCGAAAACCTGGGCGTTTCCGCGGACGAGTTCGTGGGCTCGGACGAGATCCTGGAGCGCATCGGGGAGATCGGCACGCTGCGCCCGGTGACGGGTCCGGCGGGAAACGGTCCGGCGCGCTACTACGCGTTCGACGGCGCGGCGGGGACCATCGGCGTCATTACCCCCATGAGCCACAACTACTGCGACCGCTGCAACCGCATGCGCCTGACGGCGGACGGCCAGCTGCGCCCCTGCCTGTTCGGCGACATGCAGACCAACCTGCGCGACCCGCTGCGCCGCGGCGAGCCGCTGGAGCCGCTGGTGCGCCACACGCTGGGCATCAAGCCCGAGCGCCACTGGCTGGTGCAGGGAAGCGACGCGGGATCCGGCGGGCTGCTGGCGCTCTCGCAGGTGGGCGGCTGA
- the rsmA gene encoding 16S rRNA (adenine(1518)-N(6)/adenine(1519)-N(6))-dimethyltransferase RsmA has protein sequence MRDPTQSGPHRAKRSLGQNFLVDGNVQRRIVESLKPNLIDEVMEIGPGQGALTQHLAGRVRRLILVELDNNLAARLQEKYADTPGVEIIHEDVLRVPLERVSQDPRGLKVIGNIPYNITTPILFGLLERRPRPREIVVMIQREVADRILAPAGGKTYGALAVGIRSIATVERVLNVSREAFRPVPDVMSSVIRIVPMDPPPLTEADERTLRSLTRAAFGQRRKQFQRILRDRYGLSAEQVEEVAVETGMDLQSRPEQFEPQRFIDLARALHARGYAVKGEAADRVERDLDRRSD, from the coding sequence GTGCGCGATCCCACGCAGTCGGGCCCGCACCGCGCCAAGCGGTCGCTGGGGCAGAACTTTCTGGTGGACGGCAACGTCCAGCGGCGCATCGTCGAGTCGCTCAAGCCCAACCTGATCGACGAGGTGATGGAGATCGGGCCGGGGCAGGGGGCGCTGACGCAGCACCTGGCCGGCCGCGTGCGCCGCCTGATCCTGGTGGAGCTGGACAACAACCTGGCCGCGCGGCTGCAGGAAAAGTACGCGGACACGCCCGGCGTGGAGATCATTCACGAGGACGTGCTGCGGGTGCCGCTGGAGCGGGTGTCCCAGGATCCGCGCGGGCTCAAGGTCATCGGCAACATCCCCTACAACATCACCACGCCCATCCTGTTCGGGCTGCTGGAGCGGCGCCCGCGCCCGCGCGAGATCGTGGTGATGATCCAGCGCGAGGTGGCGGACCGCATTCTGGCGCCCGCTGGAGGCAAGACGTACGGTGCGCTCGCGGTCGGCATCCGGTCGATCGCGACGGTGGAACGCGTGCTGAACGTGAGCCGCGAGGCGTTCCGTCCGGTGCCGGACGTGATGTCGTCGGTCATCCGCATCGTGCCCATGGATCCGCCGCCGCTGACGGAGGCGGACGAGCGCACGCTGCGGTCGCTGACGCGGGCGGCGTTCGGGCAGCGGCGCAAGCAGTTTCAGCGCATTCTGCGCGACCGGTACGGGCTGTCGGCGGAGCAGGTGGAGGAGGTGGCGGTGGAGACGGGGATGGACCTGCAGTCGCGCCCGGAGCAGTTCGAGCCGCAGCGGTTCATTGACCTTGCCCGCGCCCTGCACGCGCGCGGGTACGCGGTGAAGGGCGAAGCAGCGGACCGGGTTGAGCGGGATCTTGATCGACGATCAGATTAG
- a CDS encoding STAS domain-containing protein: MSFHTSKQNGVVVVDVDGQLIVGNRQELKQKVLDELEGGERKFLIDFSNTGYIDSSGLGVLVSLSKKIREQGGELRLANLNEDLRTLFELTKLDTLFNIADTRDAALTGF, encoded by the coding sequence ATGAGCTTCCACACGAGCAAGCAGAATGGTGTGGTGGTGGTAGACGTGGACGGCCAGCTCATCGTGGGCAACCGTCAGGAACTGAAGCAGAAGGTGCTCGACGAGCTGGAAGGCGGCGAGCGCAAGTTCCTGATCGACTTCTCCAACACCGGCTACATCGATTCGTCCGGCCTGGGCGTGCTGGTGAGCCTTTCCAAGAAGATCCGCGAGCAGGGCGGCGAGCTTCGTCTGGCCAACCTGAACGAAGACCTTCGCACGCTGTTCGAGCTCACCAAGCTCGACACGCTGTTCAACATCGCCGACACGCGGGACGCCGCCCTCACGGGCTTCTGA
- a CDS encoding LLM class flavin-dependent oxidoreductase gives MPDRTPFSVLDLAPIVEGGTAGQSIRNSLDLAQHAERWGYNRFWLAEHHNIPGVASAATSVIIGHVANGTSTIRVGAGGVMLPNHAPLVIAEQFGTLAALYPGRIDLGLGRAPGSDQVTAHALRRTLTTNGVDTFPDDVQELMAYFDEPVPGQRVRAIPGAGEKVPVWILGSSLYGAQLAAALGLPYAFASHFAPAMMMQAIQVYRDRFRPSEQLDRPYLMLGFNVFAADTDEEARFLMSSMQQAFANLRRGRPTPLQPPVDNYEEQLAPFERAMLSEVLSCTAVGSPETVRASLSSFIARTGADELMITSQIYDHAKRLRSYEITAQAGESLAAAESIAAD, from the coding sequence ATGCCGGATCGCACCCCGTTTTCCGTACTGGACCTGGCGCCCATCGTGGAGGGCGGCACCGCCGGACAGTCGATTCGCAACTCGCTGGACCTGGCGCAGCATGCCGAGCGCTGGGGCTACAACCGCTTCTGGCTGGCCGAACACCACAACATCCCCGGCGTGGCGAGCGCGGCCACGTCCGTCATCATCGGCCACGTGGCGAACGGAACGTCCACCATCCGCGTGGGCGCGGGCGGCGTCATGCTGCCCAACCACGCGCCGCTGGTGATCGCCGAACAGTTCGGAACGCTGGCGGCCCTGTACCCCGGCCGCATCGACCTGGGGCTGGGCCGCGCGCCGGGGAGCGACCAGGTGACCGCGCACGCGCTGCGGCGCACGCTAACCACCAACGGCGTGGACACGTTTCCCGACGACGTGCAGGAGTTGATGGCGTACTTCGACGAGCCGGTGCCCGGCCAGCGGGTGCGCGCCATCCCCGGCGCGGGTGAGAAGGTGCCGGTGTGGATTCTGGGAAGCAGCCTGTACGGCGCGCAGTTGGCCGCCGCGCTGGGGCTGCCGTACGCCTTTGCCTCGCACTTTGCGCCGGCGATGATGATGCAGGCCATCCAGGTGTACCGCGACCGCTTCCGGCCCTCGGAACAGCTCGACCGGCCGTACCTGATGCTGGGCTTCAACGTGTTCGCGGCGGATACGGACGAGGAGGCGCGCTTCCTGATGTCGTCCATGCAGCAGGCGTTCGCCAACCTGCGGCGCGGGCGGCCCACGCCTTTGCAGCCGCCGGTGGACAACTACGAGGAGCAGCTTGCCCCGTTCGAGCGGGCCATGCTCAGCGAGGTGCTCTCGTGCACGGCAGTCGGCTCGCCGGAAACGGTGCGTGCCAGCCTGTCGTCGTTCATCGCCCGCACCGGCGCGGACGAGCTGATGATCACGTCGCAGATCTACGATCACGCCAAGCGCCTGCGCTCGTACGAGATCACGGCGCAGGCCGGCGAGTCGCTCGCGGCCGCGGAGTCCATCGCCGCGGACTGA
- a CDS encoding molybdenum cofactor biosynthesis protein MoaE produces MSACFAVITADAIDPARLLADTVSSSDGAALLFWGVVREQNDGRPVADLEYSAYAPMAEKEMLRIAQEAREQFGTGAVGVIHRTGLLAIGEASVAISVASPHRGEAYEASRYVIEQLKQRVPVWKREGYVDGEREWVPGFTPAVQEAQ; encoded by the coding sequence GTGTCCGCCTGCTTCGCCGTCATCACCGCGGACGCCATCGATCCCGCGCGCCTGCTGGCTGATACCGTGTCGTCCTCCGACGGCGCGGCGCTGCTGTTCTGGGGCGTGGTGCGCGAGCAGAACGACGGCCGCCCCGTGGCGGACCTGGAATATTCGGCGTACGCGCCCATGGCCGAAAAGGAAATGCTGCGCATCGCACAGGAAGCACGCGAACAGTTCGGGACGGGCGCCGTCGGCGTCATTCACCGCACGGGGCTGCTGGCCATCGGCGAGGCGAGCGTGGCCATCAGCGTGGCGTCGCCGCACCGGGGAGAGGCGTACGAGGCGTCGCGCTACGTCATCGAACAGCTCAAGCAGCGCGTCCCTGTCTGGAAGCGGGAGGGCTACGTGGATGGTGAGCGCGAGTGGGTGCCCGGTTTCACCCCCGCGGTGCAGGAGGCGCAATGA
- the moaD gene encoding molybdopterin converting factor subunit 1, producing the protein MNVRTLFFASYRDLAGTDELALELPAGARVADLVGRLRARGDALARLPESLVVAVNMDYAPLSTELRDGDEVAFIPPVAGG; encoded by the coding sequence ATGAACGTCCGCACTCTCTTCTTTGCCTCGTACCGCGACCTGGCCGGCACCGACGAGCTCGCGCTGGAACTGCCCGCTGGCGCGCGTGTCGCGGACCTGGTGGGCCGCCTGCGCGCCCGCGGCGACGCCCTCGCGCGGCTTCCCGAATCGCTGGTGGTGGCCGTGAACATGGACTACGCGCCGCTCTCCACGGAACTGCGCGACGGCGACGAGGTCGCGTTCATTCCTCCCGTGGCGGGGGGCTGA
- a CDS encoding SpoIIE family protein phosphatase, with protein MTTAAASPPRLPASAREVLDDFGRAFGGAARVWRRMEDGWMPLGDGGGLPGPAGCTADVPGTTLAVELADATPAQAAAAAAFLGSGIARAARHDEEMRSFSREIAERYEEITLLYSISEILGSIISLKDAARTILAEVSSILGASRAALWVHDEDARVLRLAAVEGGEGQTAPIPMDDPCSVTAAVFREDRPVILGPGEEYTRADCPTGARQRGSFLSVPVSYSPPEGETRTIGVINLIGKAGNDGFSAGDMKLLSAIASQIGAAVENNRLIAESVRQERMERELELAHDLQLKLLPPLEQFAGYAQVAARCVPAESVGGDFYHLFRLPGNRLGVLIGDVSSHGFGAALIMALTISAVAIHASEGDAPSEVLHRTHRAVIDELENTEMYLTLFYGVIDPAAATLTYSNAGHGHAFRIRGEDGSAERLGATDPPFGIVDRDTYGEAVTGWTGKHDLLFLFTDGLSDALDAGEIEGERVLVDEASRMRADEPGAIMERLFIAAGEASNVPPDDRTAVVVRF; from the coding sequence GTGACCACGGCCGCCGCCAGCCCGCCCCGACTGCCCGCCTCCGCGCGCGAAGTGCTCGACGATTTCGGTCGGGCATTCGGCGGAGCCGCGCGCGTGTGGCGCCGCATGGAAGACGGATGGATGCCGCTGGGCGACGGCGGCGGCCTTCCCGGCCCGGCCGGGTGCACGGCCGACGTCCCCGGCACCACGCTGGCGGTGGAACTGGCGGACGCCACCCCCGCGCAGGCCGCCGCGGCCGCCGCGTTCCTGGGCTCCGGCATCGCCCGCGCCGCGCGCCACGACGAGGAGATGCGCTCGTTCAGCCGCGAGATCGCGGAGCGGTACGAGGAAATCACGCTGCTGTACTCCATCAGCGAGATCCTGGGCTCCATCATCTCGCTCAAGGACGCGGCGCGCACCATCCTGGCCGAGGTGTCCAGCATCCTGGGCGCCAGCCGCGCCGCGCTCTGGGTGCACGACGAGGACGCCCGCGTGCTGCGCCTGGCCGCGGTGGAGGGGGGCGAGGGGCAGACGGCGCCCATCCCCATGGACGACCCGTGCTCGGTGACCGCCGCCGTTTTCCGCGAAGACCGGCCCGTCATCCTGGGCCCAGGCGAGGAGTACACCCGCGCCGACTGCCCCACCGGGGCGCGGCAGCGCGGATCGTTCCTTTCCGTTCCCGTCAGCTACTCGCCGCCGGAGGGGGAAACGCGCACCATCGGCGTCATCAACCTGATCGGCAAGGCGGGGAACGACGGGTTCAGCGCGGGCGACATGAAGCTGCTTTCCGCCATCGCCAGCCAGATCGGCGCCGCGGTGGAGAACAACCGGCTGATCGCCGAATCCGTGCGCCAGGAGCGGATGGAGCGCGAGCTGGAGTTGGCGCACGACCTTCAGCTCAAGCTGCTTCCTCCCCTGGAGCAGTTCGCGGGATACGCGCAGGTCGCGGCGCGCTGCGTGCCGGCGGAAAGCGTGGGCGGCGACTTCTACCACCTGTTCCGCCTGCCCGGCAACCGCCTGGGCGTGCTCATCGGCGACGTGAGCAGCCACGGCTTCGGCGCGGCGCTCATCATGGCGCTTACGATCAGCGCCGTGGCGATCCACGCGTCGGAGGGCGACGCGCCCAGCGAGGTCCTTCATCGCACGCACCGCGCGGTGATCGACGAACTGGAAAACACGGAGATGTACCTGACGCTGTTCTACGGCGTCATCGACCCCGCCGCGGCGACGCTCACCTACAGCAACGCCGGGCACGGCCACGCCTTTCGCATCCGCGGCGAGGACGGCAGCGCCGAGCGGCTGGGCGCCACCGATCCCCCGTTCGGCATCGTGGACCGCGACACGTACGGAGAAGCGGTCACGGGATGGACGGGCAAGCACGACCTGCTCTTCCTCTTCACCGACGGCCTTTCCGACGCGCTGGACGCGGGGGAGATCGAAGGCGAGCGGGTGCTGGTGGATGAGGCCTCGCGCATGCGGGCAGACGAGCCGGGCGCCATCATGGAACGCCTGTTCATCGCGGCGGGCGAGGCCAGCAACGTTCCCCCGGACGACCGCACGGCCGTCGTCGTGCGCTTCTAA
- a CDS encoding acetyl-CoA C-acetyltransferase, whose product MATQGKDTDIVFLSATRTGMGTFGGSLKDFSATDLGTFAAKAALEEAGIPAADVGHVVFGNALQTSADAIYLARHIGLKAGLPIDTPALTLNRLCGSGFQAIISGAMEIMLGEAEVALCGGTESMSQAPHVIRGARWGDQRLGPAGKFYEDALWEALTDPFAGCSMAVTAENLADQYGITRQQVDEYAFRSQQLAGVACEQKRFDAEITPITLKSRKGETLFACDEHMRPETTMESLGKLKPYFKEGGTVTAGNASGIGDGGAAVVIANAAYAQRNGLQPIGRLVSWGISGVEPKHMGIGPAPASRLALKRAEMSVDQMDLVEVNEAFASQYCAVEKELGLDRERTNVSGGAIAMSHPLGMSGARITVHLLHELRRQGKRFGLGTACIGGGQGIALVVEAFPKA is encoded by the coding sequence ATGGCAACGCAGGGCAAGGATACGGACATCGTCTTTCTCTCCGCCACGCGGACGGGAATGGGCACCTTCGGCGGCTCGCTGAAGGACTTCAGCGCCACCGACCTGGGCACCTTCGCCGCCAAGGCCGCGCTGGAAGAAGCGGGCATTCCCGCCGCGGACGTGGGCCACGTGGTCTTTGGCAACGCGCTGCAGACCTCGGCCGACGCCATCTACCTGGCGCGCCACATCGGCCTGAAGGCCGGGCTCCCCATCGACACGCCCGCCCTGACCCTGAACCGCCTGTGCGGCTCGGGATTCCAGGCCATCATCAGCGGCGCCATGGAGATCATGCTGGGCGAGGCCGAAGTCGCGCTCTGCGGCGGCACCGAAAGCATGAGCCAGGCGCCGCACGTGATCCGCGGCGCGCGGTGGGGCGACCAGCGCCTGGGGCCCGCCGGCAAGTTCTACGAGGACGCGCTGTGGGAGGCGCTCACCGACCCGTTCGCCGGCTGCAGCATGGCGGTGACGGCGGAGAACCTGGCCGACCAGTACGGCATTACCCGCCAGCAGGTGGACGAGTACGCCTTCCGCAGCCAGCAGCTGGCCGGCGTGGCGTGCGAGCAGAAGCGCTTTGACGCCGAGATCACGCCCATCACGCTCAAGAGCCGCAAGGGCGAAACGCTGTTCGCCTGCGACGAGCACATGCGGCCCGAGACCACGATGGAAAGCCTGGGCAAGCTGAAGCCGTACTTCAAGGAAGGCGGCACGGTGACGGCCGGCAACGCCAGCGGCATCGGCGACGGCGGCGCGGCGGTGGTGATCGCCAACGCGGCGTACGCGCAGCGAAACGGCCTGCAGCCCATCGGCCGCCTGGTTTCCTGGGGCATCAGCGGCGTGGAGCCCAAGCACATGGGCATCGGTCCTGCGCCGGCCTCGCGCCTGGCGCTGAAGCGCGCGGAGATGAGCGTGGACCAGATGGACCTGGTGGAAGTCAACGAGGCGTTCGCGTCGCAGTACTGCGCGGTGGAAAAGGAACTCGGCCTGGACCGCGAGCGCACCAACGTGTCCGGCGGCGCCATCGCCATGAGCCACCCGCTGGGGATGAGCGGCGCGCGCATCACCGTGCACCTTCTGCACGAGCTGCGTCGCCAGGGCAAGCGCTTCGGCCTGGGTACGGCGTGCATCGGCGGCGGGCAGGGCATCGCCCTCGTAGTCGAGGCGTTCCCCAAGGCGTAA
- a CDS encoding pinensin family lanthipeptide: MKKLKLDDLHVDSFATSAGVDGRGTVHGNAPTDIEACPSGGCNSETGPYATCFNCPGGNGVYPSTSCLPFQTRGEATCYCLYPRSDYRVCCSNEGCTGPAGGMC; the protein is encoded by the coding sequence ATGAAGAAGCTGAAGCTGGACGACCTGCACGTCGACTCGTTCGCCACCTCGGCAGGCGTGGACGGCCGCGGAACCGTGCACGGCAACGCCCCCACCGACATCGAAGCATGCCCCTCCGGCGGCTGCAACAGCGAAACCGGCCCGTACGCCACCTGTTTCAACTGCCCCGGCGGGAACGGCGTGTATCCGTCCACCAGCTGCCTTCCCTTCCAGACCCGCGGCGAGGCGACCTGCTACTGCCTGTATCCGCGCTCCGACTACCGCGTGTGTTGTTCCAACGAGGGATGCACCGGCCCCGCCGGCGGCATGTGCTGA
- a CDS encoding tRNA (cytidine(34)-2'-O)-methyltransferase has protein sequence MDDGDGDRTMDVALYEPEIPGNAGGVARLCGATGSPLHLIGRLGWSFAHPKAKRAMMDYWEHVDWHRHDAWEDFAAATAGRRVWMLTTRAERTLWDVQFAADDVLLFGPESRGLPDHLLEADAERCIRIPMRPVARSLNLSTAVGISLYDALRQTGWRGE, from the coding sequence ATGGACGACGGAGATGGTGATCGCACGATGGATGTAGCGCTGTATGAGCCGGAGATTCCGGGAAACGCGGGCGGCGTGGCGCGGCTGTGCGGCGCCACGGGATCGCCGCTGCACCTGATCGGGCGGCTGGGATGGTCGTTCGCGCATCCCAAGGCCAAGCGCGCCATGATGGACTACTGGGAGCACGTGGACTGGCACCGCCACGACGCGTGGGAGGACTTCGCCGCGGCGACGGCGGGCCGGCGCGTGTGGATGCTGACCACCAGGGCCGAGCGCACGCTGTGGGACGTGCAGTTCGCGGCGGATGACGTGCTCCTGTTCGGCCCCGAGTCGCGCGGCCTTCCCGATCATCTGCTGGAAGCCGACGCGGAGCGCTGCATCCGCATCCCCATGCGTCCCGTCGCGCGCTCGCTGAACCTGTCCACGGCCGTCGGCATCTCGCTGTACGACGCGCTGCGGCAGACGGGATGGAGGGGCGAGTGA
- a CDS encoding alpha/beta fold hydrolase: MTTRVIHHGGIRIATAEAGAGNPETIVLSMGATASMEWWPPRFVDALVAAGCRVIRYDLRDTGGSTTNPPGASGYSVADLCDDLIAVLDAYGLNSAHLAGMSLGGLISQMAAVRHPERVRSLTLIASEPLNGGEEDGAGIDPRFMEHFGTMGSVDWTDRDAVTAFMLTTARLSAGSAHPFDEDRERERIGRELDRTSSIKSAFNHALIAGELDARWDVRNIGAPTLVIHGSEDPILPLASGQGIARQIPGAELLVLEGTGHELHDADLPRIAAAISRFLSSVPTSGSAG; encoded by the coding sequence GTGACAACGCGCGTCATCCACCATGGCGGCATCCGGATCGCCACCGCGGAGGCGGGTGCCGGCAATCCCGAAACCATCGTCCTCTCGATGGGCGCGACCGCGTCCATGGAGTGGTGGCCGCCACGCTTTGTGGATGCGCTCGTGGCGGCCGGCTGCCGCGTCATCCGCTACGACCTGCGCGACACGGGTGGCAGCACCACCAACCCGCCCGGCGCCTCCGGCTATTCCGTCGCCGATCTGTGCGATGACCTGATCGCCGTCCTGGACGCGTATGGGCTGAATTCCGCGCATCTGGCCGGCATGTCGCTCGGCGGCCTCATCTCGCAGATGGCGGCGGTCCGTCACCCGGAGCGCGTCCGTTCGCTGACGCTGATCGCCTCCGAGCCGCTGAACGGGGGAGAGGAGGACGGGGCGGGGATCGACCCGCGGTTCATGGAGCACTTCGGGACGATGGGGAGCGTGGACTGGACGGATCGCGACGCCGTCACCGCCTTCATGCTGACGACGGCCCGGCTCTCCGCGGGTTCTGCGCATCCGTTTGATGAAGATCGCGAGCGGGAGCGGATTGGACGGGAACTGGATCGTACGAGCAGCATCAAGAGCGCCTTCAACCACGCGCTGATCGCGGGCGAGCTTGATGCGCGCTGGGACGTGCGGAACATCGGCGCGCCCACGCTGGTCATTCACGGCAGCGAAGATCCCATCCTTCCGCTGGCCAGCGGACAGGGGATCGCGCGCCAGATCCCGGGGGCGGAGCTGCTGGTTCTGGAGGGTACCGGCCACGAGCTGCACGACGCCGACCTCCCCCGGATCGCGGCCGCCATCAGCCGGTTCCTGTCCAGCGTCCCCACGTCAGGCAGCGCGGGATAG